From Clostridiales bacterium, one genomic window encodes:
- the ssb gene encoding single-stranded DNA-binding protein, whose amino-acid sequence MNKVVLIGRLTRDPELKFTAGSGVAVTTFTLAVDRNFKNKEGQREADFINCVSYNKLAETMANYLKKGRLIAVSGRIETRTFEGNDGQKRYYTDVVVDDFQFLEKKDATATYTPKPTPEGPTNTGAQKDEDFFPLNGDNEVPF is encoded by the coding sequence ATGAATAAAGTTGTTTTAATAGGCAGATTGACTCGTGACCCGGAGCTTAAATTTACGGCGGGAAGCGGTGTAGCCGTAACCACCTTCACCTTAGCTGTTGATAGAAATTTTAAGAATAAAGAAGGCCAGAGAGAAGCAGATTTTATTAACTGTGTATCTTACAACAAATTGGCCGAAACGATGGCGAACTACTTAAAAAAAGGCAGGCTGATAGCGGTATCAGGCAGGATAGAGACACGTACTTTTGAAGGGAATGACGGTCAGAAAAGGTATTATACGGATGTAGTCGTCGACGATTTTCAGTTCCTTGAAAAGAAAGATGCAACTGCAACGTATACTCCGAAACCGACACCTGAAGGGCCAACGAACACAGGTGCCCAGAAGGATGAAGACTTTTTCCCTTTAAATGGTGATAATGAAGTTCCGTTTTAG
- a CDS encoding YybS family protein — MNKINTKALVEASILIAIASIIIIMSIYVPFFMIVGYILWPIPITLLTFKYDIKMSLMSLFALFLIVSAFANPISAFSLILLYGIPAVILGICLRRKTSPFITVLSMAASMFISYIVTIKLSTLIFGIDVMKETYKMFDDGISGAREMLRGMQISEEQINVMIPKELNSSLLRMVLPGMLAVTSILGSFLNYYVVGIIFKRLKIKIDTLKPFNEWYVSNSLSYGLFFSMLVSFILVYLKVNNADIVFNSIYIIFQFAFIIDGFAVVYWFLRSRRIGKILSIFIMVMLLSLSMVIFYLGIIDFILDFRKINPSRKRRIYPGE; from the coding sequence ATGAATAAGATAAATACAAAGGCATTGGTGGAGGCGTCCATATTAATAGCTATCGCGTCCATAATCATAATAATGAGCATATATGTACCTTTTTTTATGATAGTAGGATATATATTATGGCCCATACCTATAACATTGCTTACATTTAAATATGATATAAAGATGAGCTTAATGTCGCTATTTGCACTATTTTTGATTGTATCTGCATTTGCAAACCCGATTTCGGCGTTTTCACTTATACTTTTATACGGCATACCAGCAGTAATTCTCGGGATATGCCTGAGGAGAAAGACATCGCCTTTTATTACAGTTTTATCGATGGCGGCTTCCATGTTTATATCATATATAGTTACTATAAAGCTTTCCACATTGATATTTGGAATAGATGTAATGAAGGAAACATATAAGATGTTTGATGACGGCATATCAGGGGCAAGAGAAATGCTAAGGGGCATGCAAATAAGCGAAGAGCAGATAAATGTGATGATTCCTAAGGAACTTAACTCCTCACTTTTGAGAATGGTTTTGCCGGGGATGCTCGCAGTTACATCTATTTTAGGTTCATTTTTAAATTATTACGTTGTGGGCATCATATTTAAGAGACTTAAAATAAAAATAGACACCTTAAAACCGTTTAACGAATGGTATGTGAGCAACAGTTTAAGCTATGGCCTGTTTTTTTCAATGCTTGTATCATTTATACTTGTATATTTAAAGGTAAATAATGCCGATATTGTGTTCAACAGCATATATATCATATTTCAGTTCGCTTTTATAATAGATGGTTTTGCCGTAGTTTACTGGTTTTTAAGGTCCAGAAGAATAGGGAAAATACTGAGCATATTTATAATGGTAATGCTGCTCAGCCTGTCGATGGTTATATTTTACCTTGGGATTATTGATTTTATATTAGATTTTCGAAAAATAAATCCATCGAGAAAGAGAAGAATTTACCCGGGGGAATAA
- a CDS encoding MazG-like family protein: MNEDFNVTGNIKTIEWLKVEILSALSSLNKGLLKGSKASKDVIADCIAGMVILLYLLSKRIGIEFSYIDSKVQNKLKLGILEEDEIEKDYGDLSKLLNYIRERK; the protein is encoded by the coding sequence ATGAACGAGGACTTTAACGTAACAGGTAATATAAAAACGATAGAATGGCTTAAAGTTGAAATACTGTCTGCTTTATCCTCGCTTAACAAGGGACTTTTAAAGGGATCGAAAGCAAGCAAGGATGTGATTGCGGATTGCATTGCGGGAATGGTCATATTATTGTATCTCCTTTCAAAAAGGATAGGCATAGAGTTTTCATATATAGACTCAAAGGTACAAAATAAATTGAAATTGGGCATACTTGAAGAGGATGAAATAGAAAAGGACTATGGAGATCTTTCGAAACTTTTGAACTATATAAGAGAGAGGAAATAA
- the rpsR gene encoding 30S ribosomal protein S18, with product MLKKNLKNRRPKKKICAFCVDKAEGIDYKDVSKLRKYVSERGKILPRRISGNCAKHQRQLTVAIKRARNIALLPYTTE from the coding sequence ATGTTAAAGAAAAATCTTAAAAATAGAAGGCCTAAGAAAAAGATTTGTGCTTTTTGTGTCGATAAAGCTGAAGGCATAGATTATAAGGATGTAAGCAAACTTAGAAAATATGTATCTGAAAGAGGGAAGATTCTTCCAAGGAGAATTTCCGGAAATTGCGCAAAGCATCAGAGACAGCTTACAGTGGCAATAAAAAGAGCAAGAAATATTGCTCTTCTGCCTTACACAACCGAATAG
- a CDS encoding DHH family phosphoesterase has product MNEHNRILKVLMPNTKIYLIIIGLYTVMMFFYNIYLGALCLLLLGVLIYYNLLSIKNRKSEWTKYIENLSSDLGLATKNAVLNLPLPLIICEDNGTVLWYNKSMGDYFTNVDLLGKKVNEYIKDIDIKNIISKNIQIVDKVLIGDKIFSVLVNPIDITDSKRQSKYIVMLYFIDNTGYYNLSKKYESQRPVVCLVDVDNFDEALKSVDDVNRPTLVAEIDKKINMWANETNAVIQKYDDDKYILFFEEKYLDAVIAKKFDILDSIRDITAGNKFPVTLSVGVGKNAHDLGSLASYASSARDLALGRGGDQAVVKDGEKLLLFGGKTKEVEKSTKVKARVIAHALSDLIDQSGEVLIMGHDTPDLDSLGSALGIFRAVKNRGKNAYIILNKPNDTIQSLLKRMEGMALYSNIFITDEQALNRIAKDTLLVIVDVHIKSFTEFPGIVDKIEKIVVIDHHRKSADFIDNAVLYYIETYASSTSELVTELIQYTSEKPNLTVIEAEALMAGIMVDTKNFGFKTGVRTFEAASFLRRCGADTTSVKQLLADDFATYIERTETVKNAKIIGENIAISICKGREGSLSLAVPQAADELLNIKGIEASFVLAKQGKDVIISGRSLGDMNVQLVLEKLGGGGHLTVAGARIYDVSLDEAEKMVIDAIKQYQEEGETE; this is encoded by the coding sequence ATGAATGAACATAACAGAATTTTAAAAGTCCTGATGCCGAATACGAAGATATATCTTATAATCATTGGACTGTATACGGTTATGATGTTTTTCTACAATATTTATCTTGGCGCTTTGTGTTTGCTTCTTTTAGGAGTGCTCATCTATTATAACCTTTTGAGCATAAAAAACCGTAAAAGCGAATGGACAAAATATATAGAAAATCTGTCGTCCGATTTGGGGTTGGCCACTAAAAACGCAGTTTTGAACCTGCCACTGCCTCTTATAATATGCGAAGATAACGGGACGGTTTTATGGTATAACAAATCGATGGGCGATTACTTTACAAATGTAGATTTACTGGGCAAGAAAGTAAATGAGTATATAAAGGATATCGATATAAAAAATATTATATCGAAAAACATACAGATTGTTGACAAAGTCTTGATAGGGGATAAGATATTTTCTGTGCTTGTCAATCCCATAGATATTACGGATAGTAAAAGACAGAGCAAATATATTGTCATGCTGTATTTTATAGATAATACCGGCTATTATAATCTGAGCAAAAAATACGAGAGCCAGAGACCTGTGGTATGCCTTGTGGATGTAGATAACTTTGATGAAGCCCTGAAAAGTGTCGACGATGTGAACCGCCCGACGCTTGTGGCAGAAATAGATAAAAAAATCAACATGTGGGCGAATGAAACAAATGCGGTAATCCAAAAATATGATGATGATAAATATATACTGTTTTTTGAAGAAAAATATCTGGATGCCGTTATCGCAAAAAAGTTTGATATACTGGATAGCATAAGGGATATAACGGCTGGCAATAAATTTCCCGTTACGCTCAGCGTAGGCGTCGGTAAAAACGCACACGATTTAGGGAGCCTTGCATCCTATGCCTCGTCTGCAAGGGACCTTGCTTTAGGGCGCGGTGGAGATCAGGCGGTGGTCAAAGATGGGGAAAAGCTTTTGCTTTTCGGAGGAAAGACAAAAGAGGTTGAAAAGAGTACAAAAGTAAAGGCAAGAGTTATTGCCCACGCTTTATCCGATTTGATAGACCAGAGCGGAGAAGTTTTAATAATGGGACATGACACGCCGGACCTTGATTCCTTAGGTTCTGCTCTTGGCATATTCAGAGCTGTTAAAAACAGGGGAAAAAATGCGTATATCATTTTGAACAAACCTAATGACACCATACAATCCCTTCTCAAAAGGATGGAGGGTATGGCTCTTTACAGCAACATATTTATAACCGATGAGCAGGCTTTAAACAGGATAGCCAAAGATACTTTACTGGTAATCGTAGACGTGCATATAAAGAGCTTTACGGAGTTCCCGGGTATAGTGGATAAAATTGAAAAGATAGTTGTAATAGATCATCACAGAAAGAGTGCGGACTTTATAGACAATGCGGTGCTCTATTATATAGAGACATATGCTTCTTCAACAAGTGAACTTGTGACAGAGCTTATACAATATACTTCCGAAAAGCCGAACCTTACCGTCATCGAGGCTGAAGCGCTTATGGCAGGTATAATGGTAGATACAAAAAATTTCGGATTCAAGACAGGCGTCAGGACTTTTGAAGCGGCATCTTTTTTAAGAAGGTGCGGTGCTGATACGACATCGGTAAAACAGTTGCTGGCAGACGACTTTGCAACATATATCGAAAGGACGGAGACTGTTAAGAATGCAAAGATAATAGGGGAAAATATAGCCATATCGATATGCAAAGGAAGGGAAGGCAGTCTGTCGCTGGCAGTTCCTCAGGCAGCCGATGAACTTTTAAATATCAAGGGTATAGAGGCTTCGTTTGTCCTTGCAAAACAGGGTAAGGACGTCATAATAAGCGGAAGGTCCCTCGGGGATATGAACGTGCAGCTCGTCCTTGAAAAGCTCGGGGGCGGAGGACATTTGACCGTCGCCGGTGCAAGGATATATGACGTCTCATTGGACGAGGCGGAAAAGATGGTTATCGATGCAATAAAACAATATCAGGAGGAGGGCGAAACAGAATGA
- the rplI gene encoding 50S ribosomal protein L9, whose product MKVILNVDIKGVGKKGQIINASDGYARNYLLPRKFAVSATGGNLTSLNEKKEAEKYRKQNEREKAFETAKKLSGLKVLFKVKAGENGKLFGSITSKDIAGEIKKQHGFEIDKRKIVLDEPIKSEGIYNIEVKVYPEINAKLKVEVTAE is encoded by the coding sequence ATGAAAGTAATATTGAATGTTGATATTAAAGGAGTAGGCAAGAAAGGTCAGATAATAAACGCATCTGACGGTTATGCGAGAAATTATTTATTGCCAAGGAAATTTGCGGTATCCGCAACAGGCGGCAATCTTACATCTCTTAATGAAAAAAAGGAAGCAGAGAAATACAGGAAACAGAATGAAAGGGAAAAGGCATTTGAAACAGCAAAGAAACTTAGCGGACTAAAGGTTTTGTTCAAGGTCAAAGCCGGAGAGAACGGCAAGCTTTTCGGTTCCATAACGTCGAAGGATATTGCCGGGGAAATAAAAAAACAACACGGCTTTGAAATCGATAAAAGGAAAATAGTGCTTGATGAGCCCATAAAGTCCGAAGGTATATATAATATTGAAGTCAAAGTATATCCCGAAATAAATGCAAAATTGAAGGTGGAAGTCACAGCCGAGTAA